Proteins from a genomic interval of Erwinia sp. SLM-02:
- the yccS gene encoding YccS family putative transporter: MHTSLIDNIRRYAFNSSWLYNIRITLALIGTTAVPWWLDQITWTIPLTLGVVAAALTDLDDRLSGRLRNLLITLVCFCIASVSVELLFPHPWLFVIGLAISSWGFILLGALGPRYATIAFGALLIAIYTMLGIGLFPQWYLQPVLLLTGAIWYNLLTLSGHLLFPIRPLQENLSRCYAQLAQYLEAKASLFDPDLEEDDRQAMVDVAMANSQLVTLLNQAKASIQSRLRGDRGQRGTRRTLHYYFVAQDIHERASSSHVQYHSLRKAWGSSDILFRFQRLLTLQALACRQLSRAILLRETYQHDARFERAFANLNAALQRLSAQQPQSHEVQAMHFLLNNLKAIDAQLATIESEQALAEGGYYHDQSLSREGLTGWSDIRLRLSRHMSAESPLFRHAVRLSLLLCAGYAFIQFTGLQHGYWILLTSLFVCQPNYSATRRRLALRIVGTLAGIALGLPLLWLVPSIEGQLMLIVVTGVLFFFFRTIQYAHATMFITLLVLLCFNLLGEGFEVALPRIVDTLLGCAIAWLAVAFIWPDWRFLRLPSVAERTLNANCRYLDAVLVQYHQGKDNRLDYRIARRDAHNGDAELAAVVSNISVENKADGALREAAFRLLCLNHSFLSYISALGAHREKLENDGLLQLMDDAVCYVDDILHIDVVDEAKAQRMMASLAQRIQQTEADNATKEPLVLQQVGLLVALLPEIARLKQQIFQRSVN; the protein is encoded by the coding sequence ATGCACACGTCACTGATCGATAATATTCGCCGTTATGCTTTTAACAGCAGCTGGCTGTATAACATCCGCATTACGCTGGCGTTGATTGGCACTACCGCCGTCCCCTGGTGGCTGGATCAGATCACCTGGACAATACCGCTGACGCTCGGGGTTGTTGCCGCCGCGCTCACCGATCTGGACGATCGCCTCAGCGGTCGTCTGCGTAACCTGCTGATTACCCTGGTCTGCTTCTGTATTGCTTCCGTTTCGGTCGAGCTGCTGTTTCCACATCCGTGGCTGTTTGTTATCGGACTGGCGATCTCCAGCTGGGGGTTCATTCTGCTCGGCGCACTGGGGCCGCGCTATGCAACTATCGCCTTTGGCGCGCTGCTTATCGCCATTTACACCATGCTGGGAATTGGTCTGTTCCCTCAGTGGTACCTGCAGCCTGTCCTGCTGCTGACCGGGGCCATCTGGTATAACCTGCTGACCCTTTCCGGGCATCTGCTGTTCCCTATCCGCCCGCTTCAGGAAAACCTTTCCCGCTGCTATGCGCAGCTGGCGCAGTACCTGGAAGCGAAAGCCAGCCTGTTCGATCCTGACCTTGAAGAGGATGACCGGCAGGCCATGGTGGACGTCGCCATGGCCAACAGCCAGCTGGTCACGTTACTTAATCAGGCCAAAGCGTCCATACAGTCGCGGCTGCGCGGCGATCGCGGCCAGCGAGGAACAAGACGCACGCTCCATTACTATTTTGTGGCTCAGGATATCCATGAGCGGGCCAGTTCATCGCACGTGCAGTATCATTCGCTGCGTAAAGCCTGGGGATCCAGCGACATTCTTTTTCGCTTTCAGCGCCTGTTAACGCTGCAGGCTCTGGCCTGCCGGCAGCTTTCACGCGCTATCTTACTGCGGGAAACCTATCAGCATGATGCGCGCTTCGAACGCGCATTCGCCAATCTTAATGCCGCGTTGCAGAGGCTGTCGGCGCAGCAGCCGCAGAGCCATGAGGTGCAGGCCATGCACTTCCTGCTGAACAATTTGAAGGCCATCGACGCCCAGCTGGCGACCATCGAGTCTGAACAGGCACTGGCAGAAGGCGGCTATTACCACGATCAGTCGCTTTCCCGTGAGGGGTTGACCGGCTGGAGCGATATCCGCCTCAGGCTGAGCCGCCATATGAGCGCTGAGTCGCCGCTGTTTCGCCATGCTGTCCGGCTCTCACTCCTGCTGTGCGCCGGTTACGCATTCATTCAGTTTACCGGATTGCAGCACGGTTACTGGATACTGTTGACCAGCCTGTTTGTCTGCCAGCCTAACTACAGTGCCACCCGTCGGCGCCTGGCGTTGCGTATTGTCGGCACGCTGGCGGGAATTGCGCTAGGCCTGCCCCTCCTGTGGCTGGTGCCCTCCATTGAAGGGCAGCTGATGCTGATTGTCGTCACCGGCGTGCTGTTCTTCTTCTTCCGCACAATCCAGTACGCGCATGCCACCATGTTTATTACGCTGCTGGTATTGCTGTGCTTCAATCTGCTGGGCGAAGGCTTTGAAGTGGCGCTGCCGCGTATTGTCGATACGCTGCTTGGCTGCGCCATCGCCTGGCTGGCGGTGGCCTTTATCTGGCCGGACTGGCGTTTCCTGAGGCTGCCTTCGGTGGCCGAGCGCACGCTCAATGCAAACTGCCGCTATCTGGATGCGGTTCTGGTGCAGTACCACCAGGGTAAGGACAACCGTCTGGATTACCGCATTGCGCGCCGTGACGCCCACAACGGTGACGCGGAGCTGGCTGCCGTAGTTTCGAATATTTCGGTAGAAAATAAGGCGGACGGCGCGCTGCGTGAAGCGGCTTTCAGGCTGCTGTGCCTCAATCATTCATTCCTCAGCTATATTTCCGCGCTGGGAGCGCATCGTGAGAAGCTGGAAAATGACGGCCTGCTGCAGTTAATGGATGATGCTGTCTGCTATGTTGATGATATTTTGCATATTGACGTTGTTGATGAGGCCAAAGCGCAGCGTATGATGGCCAGCCTCGCGCAGCGGATACAGCAAACTGAAGCCGATAATGCCACCAAAGAACCGCTGGTATTACAGCAGGTCGGCCTGCTGGTGGCATTGCTTCCGGAAATTGCCCGGCTGAAACAGCAGATATTTCAGCGCTCAGTCAACTAG
- a CDS encoding YccF domain-containing protein, which translates to MRAVLNILNFILGGFLTTLSWLLATVVSIVLIFTLPLTRSCWEITKLSLLPFGNEAVHVDELDPAGKNRLMNSGGTLLNVLWVIFFGWWLCLMHITAGIAQCLTIIGIPVGVANLKIAVIALWPVGRRVVPVEVARAAREANARRRFP; encoded by the coding sequence ATGCGCGCCGTACTCAACATCCTCAATTTCATTCTGGGCGGCTTTCTGACCACCCTGTCCTGGCTGCTGGCTACCGTTGTCAGCATCGTGCTGATTTTTACCCTGCCGCTGACCCGCTCATGCTGGGAAATCACCAAACTGTCTTTGCTGCCCTTCGGCAATGAAGCCGTACATGTCGACGAGCTGGATCCTGCTGGCAAAAACAGGCTGATGAATTCAGGCGGTACGCTGCTCAATGTTCTGTGGGTGATTTTTTTCGGCTGGTGGCTGTGCCTGATGCACATCACGGCCGGAATTGCCCAGTGCCTGACGATTATCGGCATTCCGGTCGGCGTGGCGAACCTGAAAATAGCCGTGATTGCACTCTGGCCGGTAGGACGCCGCGTGGTACCCGTTGAGGTCGCGCGAGCAGCCCGTGAAGCCAATGCGCGCCGCCGCTTCCCGTGA